A stretch of the Lactuca sativa cultivar Salinas chromosome 9, Lsat_Salinas_v11, whole genome shotgun sequence genome encodes the following:
- the LOC111912416 gene encoding uncharacterized protein LOC111912416, translating to MNFITLNQDGWNQVRRRKKYGREFDINGKAVTFYVQNFPSDWSEAALWRMFSRYGAVVDVYIAKKLNRSNKIFGFVRFLRIHDPKSFEKRLNEIIIGTQKIEVNVARFERKEQVSRRKNHQVMRGQHAVQTSQPQPYVKSFADAVRGPLPVDTMGAGKSSKEDEEAHTRKTIKLISFHDSKEAMENTLVGEVESFQALMNVKAFQEVEGCPSIQLRYLGGLKMLLEFEDIAVKEKFLNEGREIWQPWFKTVSAWEEGINFNERIASLIIQGVPQHAWCEEAFSIIANSWGSVVIPEECNTSSPNLAFGRVGILTSHPGIISSSIKILVDGKPYQINILEDIFESIKLSLVLAANDFYQKMLW from the coding sequence ATGAATTTTATTACACTAAATCAAGATGGATGGAACCAAGTACGAAGAAGAAAGAAATACGGGAGAGAGTTCGACATAAATGGGAAAGCCGTTACGTTTTATGTACAAAATTTCCCCTCAGATTGGAGTGAAGCGGCGCTATGGCGGATGTTCAGCAGGTATGGGGCTGTTGTTGATGTGTATATTGCCAAGAAGTTGAACCGTTCAAACAAGATCTTTGGATTTGTTAGATTCCTACGGATTCACGACCCTAAATCATTCGAGAAGCGACTAAACGAGATCATCATCGGAACACAGAAGATTGAAGTCAATGTGGCGAGATTTGAAAGAAAAGAACAGGTGTCTCGTAGGAAAAATCATCAAGTCATGAGAGGCCAGCATGCAGTCCAAACATCACAACCACAACCATACGTCAAGTCTTTTGCTGATGCTGTCAGGGGACCTTTGCCAGTTGACACTATGGGAGCTGGGAAATCAAGTAAGGAGGATGAAGAAGCACATACAAGGAAAACTATAAAGCTGATATCCTTCCACGATTCGAAAGAAGCCATGGAAAATACTCTAGTGGGGGAAGTAGAAAGCTTCCAAGCTCTCATGAATGTGAAAGCTTTCCAGGAAGTGGAGGGATGCCCGTCGATCCAGCTAAGATATTTAGGAGGCCTTAAAATGCTTCTTGAATTCGAAGATATAGCAGTAAAGGAAAAGTTTTTGAACGAAGGGAGGGAGATCTGGCAACCTTGGTTCAAAACGGTATCAGCCTGGGAAGAGGGTATAAACTTCAATGAAAGAATCGCATCCCTTATTATTCAAGGGGTGCCTCAACATGCATGGTGCGAAGAGGCCTTTAGTATCATTGCAAACTCGTGGGGATCAGTGGTCATCCCAGAAGAATGCAACACAAGTTCTCCTAATCTGGCTTTCGGAAGGGTCGGGATACTTACATCCCACCCCGGAATCATCAGTTCCTCTATCAAAATCTTGGTGGATGGAAAGCCATACCAAATAAATATCCTGGAAGACATCTTCGAATCCATCAAACTCAGTCTGGTGCTTGCTGCTAATGATTTCTACCAGAAAATGTTATGGTGA